In one window of Bombus fervidus isolate BK054 chromosome 4, iyBomFerv1, whole genome shotgun sequence DNA:
- the LOC139986518 gene encoding uncharacterized protein produces the protein MPIGLSGGWNQIQFNLADFTRRAYGTNYVETTRIQIHANCRVRRIYFADRLYSEDELPEDFKLFKPLQRVKCVREKDVAKEKRGEPEKIETEEPPPFEAGEVAEKAEEEPKEEPAEDELAEEEIAPVEDVRRSDEIWQEDEGEDEDEVEPADVCDYEGEDEGDEPVPAPTTPGYDIEDETDI, from the exons ATGCCGATCGGCCTATCCGGTGGTTGGAATCAAATCCAATTTAATCTCGCGGACTTCACGCGGAGAGCGTACGGGACAAATTATGTCGAAACTACACGCATACAGATCCACGCAAACTGCAGGGTTCGACGTATCTATTTTGCGGACAG ACTTTATTCGGAAGATGAATTACCCGAAGATTttaaactcttcaagccactTCAGCGAGTGAAATGCGTGCGGGAAAAGGATGtggcgaaagaaaaaagaggagaacCGGAGAAGATTGAAACCGAAGAACCACCACCTTTCGAAGCGGGTGAAGTAGCGGAAAAAGCAGAAGAAGAACCTAAAGAAGAGCCAGCGGAAGATGAATTGGCCGAAGAAGAGATTGCTCCTGTAGAAGACGTGCGGAGGTCAGATGAAATCTGGCAAGAGGATGAAGGAGAAGACGAGGATGAAGTAGAACCTGCAGATGTATGTGATTACGAAGGCGAAGACGAAGGTGACGAACCTGTACCTGCTCCAACAACTCCTGGGTATGACATAGAAGACGAAACTGATATATAA
- the LOC139986516 gene encoding transcription initiation factor TFIID subunit 9-like, translating to MSERAKIMSHVKHIPKDAQVIMSIMKDMGITDYDSKVINQLLEFTYRYVTCILDDSRIYANHAKKKFIDLDDVRLAVKMQLERTFTNPPPRDVLLDVARAKNNVPLPFVKSNSGLRLPPDRFCLNATNYKLKNTTKKVVGKPLHSLVGNNIQSGQSKIRVESNKSGLSIVKRPGTLATVARTQSISMPKPVLKFSSATTGGTTVKAQVAKPKIQISPGQTMPPIKVEIEDSMKRKREDDDYDVS from the exons ATGTCGGAGAGAGCGAAAATTATGAGCCACGTAAAACATATTCCAAAAGATGCCCAAGTTATAATGTCAATTATGAAAGACATGGGTATTACAGATTACGATTCGAAGGTTATAAACCAATTGCTCGAATTTACGTATC GTTATGTTACTTGCATATTAGACGACAGTAGAATTTACGCAAATCACGCTAAAAAGAAGTTTATCGATTTGGATGACGTTAGATTAGCAGTTAAGATGCAATTGGAACGTACGTTTACAAATCCACCACCAAGAGACGTGTTATTAGATGTTGCTCGAGCAAAAAACAACGTACCACTGCCATTTGTCAAATCAAACAGTGGTTTAAGATTACCACCTGACAGATTTTGTCTGAATGCAACAAATTATAAACTTAAGAATACAACGAAGAAAGTGGTTGGGAAACCATTGCATTCTTTGGTTGGAAATAACATCCAAAGTGGTCAGTCTAAGATCAGAgtagaaagtaataaatctgGCCTATCCATAGTTAAAAGGCCTGGGACGCTTGCAACAGTTGCCAGGACACAAAGCATTTCAATGCCAAAACCTGTCCTGAAATTTTCATCAG CCACAACTGGAGGAACTACCGTAAAGGCACAAGTAGCTAAGCCAAAAATACAGATTTCTCCAGGACAAACAATGCCTCCTATCAAAGTAGAGATTGAAGATTCtatgaaaaggaaaagagaagatgATGATTATGACGTTTCATAG